In one window of Thermoleophilia bacterium DNA:
- a CDS encoding PIN domain-containing protein: protein MIVALRLLTALVGGVAGYELGVRYLAKVGLGSVAYALLVALCALAGVVIGAVVGGFLGRAASRLARRLDRESSVVTASGLIFTGLGLLLGLAIAALGGLAIKDLPVVGVYFLPLLYAVSGYVFAYLGYKRHADLARLLGFRGLLQQLGAKQFVRPKLLDTSAIIDGRVAAAAAKGFIEGDLIIPAFVLAELQAVADSADPVRRARGRRGLEMVHSLQESSGRVTIIERDFPNLSEVDAKLIRLAKELKASILTTDYNLDRVCRIQGVEVLNVNELAHSLKPVVVAGERLTVRVLREGKEEDQGVGYLDDGTMVVIEGGRSRLGQDVEVEVTSVLQNPSGKMIFTRLVQQEARENG from the coding sequence ATGATCGTCGCACTACGACTTCTTACTGCTCTTGTAGGAGGAGTGGCGGGGTACGAGCTTGGTGTGCGGTATTTGGCCAAGGTTGGGCTGGGTTCCGTCGCATATGCTCTGCTGGTAGCCCTGTGCGCTTTGGCCGGGGTAGTTATCGGAGCTGTGGTAGGAGGATTTCTCGGTCGGGCGGCTTCGCGTCTTGCCCGCAGGTTGGACCGCGAGAGCTCAGTGGTCACAGCAAGCGGACTTATCTTCACTGGACTTGGTCTTCTGCTTGGTTTGGCCATTGCCGCTTTAGGCGGTCTTGCCATCAAGGACCTTCCGGTTGTGGGTGTTTACTTTCTGCCGCTGCTTTATGCGGTAAGCGGCTACGTGTTTGCCTACCTGGGCTACAAGCGCCACGCCGATCTTGCTCGCCTTTTGGGTTTCCGGGGGCTTCTGCAGCAGCTGGGAGCCAAACAGTTCGTCCGTCCCAAATTGCTGGACACGTCGGCCATTATTGATGGCAGGGTAGCAGCCGCTGCAGCCAAGGGTTTCATAGAGGGGGACCTTATTATCCCGGCGTTTGTACTGGCCGAGCTTCAGGCTGTGGCCGACTCGGCAGACCCGGTGAGGCGAGCCAGGGGCCGGCGTGGCCTTGAAATGGTGCACAGTCTCCAAGAAAGTAGTGGCCGGGTGACCATCATTGAACGCGACTTTCCAAACTTAAGTGAAGTCGATGCCAAGCTTATCCGGCTGGCCAAAGAGCTCAAGGCCAGTATCCTCACCACCGATTACAACCTGGATCGGGTGTGCCGGATTCAGGGAGTGGAGGTCTTAAACGTCAATGAGCTGGCCCATAGCCTGAAGCCGGTGGTTGTAGCAGGCGAGCGCTTGACGGTGCGGGTTCTCAGAGAGGGCAAAGAGGAAGATCAGGGAGTAGGCTATTTGGACGATGGCACCATGGTGGTGATAGAAGGCGGGCGCAGTCGGCTTGGGCAGGACGTTGAGGTCGAGGTGACGTCAGTCTTGCAGAATCCCTCGGGCAAAATGATATTCACCCGCCTAGTCCAGCAGGAGGCCCGCGAAAATGGCTGA
- the disA gene encoding DNA integrity scanning diadenylate cyclase DisA, which yields MDRLIPAREERLLEALRMIAPGTLLRQAIDNIVRARTGALLVFADEEKIRPLISGGIDIDVALKPMILYELAKMDGAILLDRAGTHILHANVQLMPDARIDSQETGTRHRTAERVAKQLDTLAISISAARDVVTVYLGEIRYIMDPIRVILAKADQALETLERFRNRLNEVVRTLSTLEFQHGVTLMDVITVLQRTEMVLALSRLIERYIVELGTEGRLVELQLEELLFNVRENQLAVLMDYLPDNSPEQVQKVLGALRMLSSEQLLSPEVVAEILGYPSDVNAIETRLEPRGYRMLGKILRAGDQTIEQLVRRFGTFEALIAAPVEELASVGDMGMARAREIKEGLIRLRQRDLLERYG from the coding sequence ATGGATAGGCTAATTCCGGCAAGAGAGGAGCGTCTGCTTGAGGCGCTACGCATGATCGCTCCAGGCACCTTGCTGCGGCAGGCCATTGACAACATTGTGCGGGCGCGCACAGGGGCTCTCTTAGTTTTTGCTGATGAAGAGAAAATCCGCCCCTTGATCTCTGGCGGCATCGACATTGATGTGGCTCTTAAGCCAATGATTCTCTACGAGCTTGCCAAGATGGACGGGGCCATTTTGCTTGACCGTGCTGGCACGCACATCCTGCACGCCAATGTCCAGCTAATGCCGGACGCCCGCATCGACAGCCAAGAGACAGGCACTCGTCACCGAACTGCGGAGCGGGTAGCCAAGCAGCTTGATACCCTCGCCATCTCCATCTCCGCCGCTCGAGATGTGGTTACGGTCTATCTTGGCGAGATCAGGTACATCATGGATCCGATCCGGGTGATTCTGGCCAAGGCAGACCAGGCGCTAGAGACTCTGGAAAGATTTAGAAACAGACTTAACGAGGTAGTGAGGACGCTTTCTACTCTGGAGTTTCAGCACGGGGTCACTCTCATGGATGTGATTACCGTGCTTCAGCGAACGGAGATGGTTCTTGCCCTCTCTCGGCTTATCGAGCGCTACATTGTCGAGCTGGGTACCGAGGGGCGCTTGGTAGAGCTGCAATTGGAAGAGCTTCTCTTCAATGTCCGAGAAAACCAGCTCGCGGTCCTCATGGACTATTTGCCCGATAATTCTCCTGAACAAGTGCAAAAGGTATTGGGCGCGCTTAGGATGTTATCGTCTGAACAACTTCTATCTCCCGAAGTAGTAGCTGAAATTCTCGGCTATCCCAGCGATGTCAATGCGATTGAAACCAGGCTTGAACCGCGCGGGTATCGCATGCTGGGCAAGATACTGCGCGCCGGGGACCAGACCATCGAGCAACTTGTGCGGCGTTTTGGCACGTTTGAAGCCTTGATTGCCGCGCCGGTGGAGGAGCTTGCCTCGGTAGGCGACATGGGTATGGCCCGGGCGCGAGAGATAAAGGAAGGGTTGATACGCCTACGTCAACGTGACCTTCTGGAGCGCTACGGATAA
- the radA gene encoding DNA repair protein RadA: MPRAKGNSFVCQECGYLSPGWLGRCPACGTWNSIVEQTGTSVSSLASAKARPAVPVDALPVPRALADITAGEDIRIRTGLAEFDRVLGGGMVPGSVVLVGGEPGIGKSTLLLQTLLNLEKRGVSTLLVSGEESAAQVRLRSLRLGGERSRLLLVTETQTEAVAALLGKIRPAVCVVDSVQTLWSGEVGSAPGSVAQVREAASQLLRVAKENSIALVLVGHVTKEGDLAGPRVLEHMVDAVLSFEGERTQPFRILRAVKNRFGSTNEVGIFQMEEGGLTEIPDPASVFLDEGEARAGSVVVPVLEGSRCLLAEVQALVAPSYLPGPQRVARGVDRNRLAMLVAVLVRKARVPLLKYDVFVNVAGGLAIEDPAADLGVLLAIATAWRGKSDGRGLAAFGEVSLTGKVRYVLQGEKRVQELLRRGFGQVMAPARNVEECVRNKTFAEQACIRAVADVREAVSLVTSRSGDG; the protein is encoded by the coding sequence ATGCCGCGGGCGAAAGGCAACTCCTTTGTGTGTCAGGAGTGTGGCTATTTGTCGCCCGGATGGCTTGGTCGTTGCCCGGCTTGCGGGACGTGGAACAGCATAGTAGAGCAAACAGGGACGTCTGTTAGCTCTTTGGCTTCAGCGAAAGCAAGACCTGCTGTCCCGGTGGATGCCCTACCTGTCCCGCGCGCGCTCGCAGATATCACGGCGGGCGAAGACATCCGCATACGCACGGGGCTTGCTGAATTTGATCGCGTCTTGGGCGGGGGCATGGTTCCCGGTTCGGTGGTGTTGGTGGGAGGCGAGCCGGGAATCGGAAAAAGCACCCTGTTACTTCAGACGCTGCTTAACCTTGAGAAACGCGGGGTCTCAACTCTACTAGTGTCAGGCGAGGAGTCGGCGGCACAAGTAAGGCTCCGCAGCCTTCGGCTGGGTGGCGAGAGAAGCCGCCTTCTCTTGGTCACTGAGACCCAAACGGAGGCGGTTGCTGCACTTCTTGGCAAGATTCGTCCCGCTGTCTGCGTGGTCGATTCAGTACAAACACTCTGGAGTGGAGAGGTGGGCTCCGCACCGGGTTCGGTTGCGCAGGTGCGCGAAGCGGCTTCTCAACTACTGAGGGTGGCCAAAGAAAATAGCATTGCCCTTGTCCTGGTAGGTCATGTCACCAAAGAAGGAGACCTGGCTGGTCCGCGCGTGCTTGAACATATGGTTGACGCGGTTCTCTCTTTTGAGGGAGAGCGTACGCAGCCCTTCAGGATTCTCCGGGCGGTGAAAAACCGCTTTGGGTCCACCAATGAGGTGGGCATCTTTCAAATGGAGGAAGGGGGTCTCACTGAGATCCCAGATCCAGCCTCGGTGTTTCTGGACGAAGGAGAGGCGCGGGCGGGGTCTGTGGTTGTGCCGGTCTTGGAAGGGAGCCGCTGCCTCTTGGCCGAAGTGCAGGCGCTGGTTGCCCCAAGTTATCTGCCGGGACCGCAACGGGTGGCGCGGGGAGTGGACCGCAACCGGCTGGCAATGTTAGTGGCGGTGTTGGTGCGAAAAGCGCGGGTCCCGCTACTCAAGTACGACGTTTTTGTTAATGTAGCGGGAGGGCTGGCTATTGAGGATCCGGCGGCCGATCTAGGCGTGCTGCTAGCGATTGCTACAGCCTGGCGGGGAAAGTCAGACGGGCGCGGGCTAGCTGCTTTTGGCGAGGTGAGTCTCACCGGGAAGGTGCGCTACGTCTTGCAGGGCGAGAAAAGGGTGCAGGAACTCCTGCGTCGGGGCTTCGGGCAAGTAATGGCCCCGGCGCGCAATGTTGAGGAATGCGTGCGAAACAAGACTTTTGCTGAGCAAGCGTGTATACGCGCGGTAGCAGACGTGCGGGAGGCTGTCAGTCTGGTGACGAGTAGGAGTGGCGATGGATAG
- a CDS encoding ATP-dependent Clp protease ATP-binding subunit — protein MFERFTERARQVIVLAQEEARALRHNYIGTEHLLLGLLREADGVAARVLNSLEVDLAEVRSEVVRIVGEGDTESQGQIPFTPRAKKVLELALREALSLGHNYIGTEHILLGLVRETEGVAAHILSDLDVDPERVRQEVMRMLSSPTRRLPRGPGGGEAAEPKERRGSKILDQFGRNLTRYAEEDKLDPVIGRETEIERVMQILSRRTKNNPVLVGEPGVGKTAVVEGLARRIARNEVPATLRDKQIYTLDLGALVAGSKYRGEFEERLKKVMKEITERGDIILFIDEIHNLVGAGAAEGAIDAASILKPALARGELQTIGATTLDEYRKHLAKDAALERRFQQILVKEPTVEETIKILAGLRERYENHHHVRITDEAIEAAAYLADRYISDRFLPDKAIDLIDEAAARKRIRSMYASPDLRDIEEAIAQVRREKEQAIELQDFEKAAALRDRERKLLAERRELEEKWRQQEEGVELSIGEDDIAEVTAMWTGIPVTKLTETEAHRLLRMEEALHKRVVGQEEAVKAVSRAIRRSRAGLKDPRRPAGSFIFLGPSGVGKTELARTLAEFLFGDEGALIQIDMSEFMEKHAVSRLVGSPPGYVGYDEGGQLTEMVRRRPYSVVLLDEIEKAHPDVFNILLQILEDGRLTDAQGRTVDFRNTIVIMTSNIGASTISKGQVVGFGEPVKDGGLDYEEMKARVTSELKNVFRPEFLNRVDEVIVFRKLSREEISEIVNLMMSRVEQQLKEREMSIALTPAARDFLVDVGYDPTMGARPLRRAIQRYVEDLLAEEILAGRFPRGSTVLLDREGDHLVISEVFQNAPDVVMADKTT, from the coding sequence ATGTTTGAGAGATTTACAGAACGAGCCCGGCAAGTCATCGTCCTGGCGCAGGAAGAAGCTCGGGCTCTGAGGCACAACTACATTGGCACGGAGCATCTTCTGCTAGGCCTGCTGCGGGAGGCCGACGGTGTAGCTGCGCGTGTGCTTAACTCCCTCGAGGTTGACCTTGCCGAGGTCCGAAGCGAAGTCGTAAGGATTGTTGGCGAGGGTGACACCGAGTCGCAGGGCCAGATACCGTTCACCCCTCGGGCCAAGAAAGTACTGGAGCTAGCTCTTCGGGAGGCGCTCTCGCTTGGGCATAACTACATTGGCACGGAGCATATTCTGCTTGGCTTGGTGCGGGAGACTGAGGGCGTGGCTGCGCATATCCTGTCAGACTTGGACGTAGACCCGGAACGGGTTCGTCAGGAAGTGATGCGCATGCTTTCTTCGCCCACCAGGCGGCTTCCGCGCGGGCCGGGTGGCGGCGAAGCCGCCGAACCCAAAGAGCGGCGCGGTTCTAAGATTCTCGACCAGTTCGGTCGCAATCTCACCAGATATGCCGAGGAAGACAAGCTAGACCCGGTCATCGGCCGAGAGACCGAGATCGAGCGGGTGATGCAAATTCTTTCTCGCCGCACCAAGAACAACCCTGTTCTGGTAGGAGAACCCGGAGTGGGCAAGACGGCGGTTGTCGAAGGACTGGCGCGCCGCATCGCTCGCAATGAGGTTCCCGCCACTTTGCGCGACAAGCAGATCTACACGCTTGACTTGGGAGCGCTAGTAGCTGGCTCGAAGTACCGGGGTGAGTTTGAGGAGCGTCTCAAGAAGGTGATGAAAGAGATCACCGAGCGAGGAGACATCATTCTGTTCATTGATGAGATTCACAACCTGGTGGGAGCCGGTGCGGCCGAGGGTGCTATCGATGCAGCCTCCATCCTAAAGCCCGCCTTAGCGCGTGGAGAGTTGCAGACTATCGGGGCTACCACGTTGGATGAGTACCGCAAGCACTTGGCTAAGGATGCAGCCTTGGAGAGAAGATTCCAGCAAATCCTGGTCAAGGAGCCTACGGTAGAAGAGACGATCAAGATCCTTGCTGGTTTGCGGGAGCGCTACGAAAACCATCATCACGTGCGTATTACTGATGAAGCGATTGAAGCGGCGGCATACCTTGCCGACCGGTATATAAGCGACCGCTTCTTGCCGGATAAGGCCATAGATCTCATTGACGAGGCGGCCGCTCGTAAGCGAATCCGAAGCATGTATGCCTCGCCGGACCTTAGAGACATCGAGGAGGCCATAGCGCAGGTAAGGCGCGAAAAAGAGCAGGCCATCGAACTGCAGGACTTCGAAAAAGCAGCTGCCCTGCGGGATAGGGAGCGCAAACTGCTTGCAGAGCGCCGGGAACTCGAGGAGAAATGGCGTCAACAAGAGGAAGGGGTCGAGCTGTCCATCGGCGAGGACGACATTGCTGAGGTCACCGCCATGTGGACGGGTATCCCGGTGACCAAACTCACCGAGACCGAGGCTCACCGGTTGCTTCGCATGGAAGAGGCGTTGCATAAGCGGGTTGTAGGACAAGAAGAAGCGGTAAAGGCGGTGTCACGGGCAATTCGGCGGTCGCGGGCTGGTCTTAAGGATCCGCGTCGACCTGCAGGCTCGTTCATCTTTCTGGGGCCATCCGGAGTGGGCAAGACCGAGCTTGCTCGCACCCTGGCCGAGTTCCTCTTTGGCGATGAAGGGGCCCTTATCCAGATCGACATGTCTGAGTTCATGGAGAAACACGCGGTGAGCAGGCTTGTCGGCTCTCCGCCGGGCTATGTGGGGTACGACGAAGGCGGTCAGTTGACCGAGATGGTGCGGCGTCGGCCTTACTCGGTAGTGCTTCTCGACGAGATTGAGAAGGCACACCCGGACGTCTTTAACATTCTGCTACAGATTCTTGAAGATGGCCGTTTGACCGACGCTCAGGGCCGCACAGTGGACTTCCGCAATACGATCGTCATCATGACCTCTAACATTGGGGCTTCTACTATATCGAAGGGCCAGGTGGTCGGTTTCGGCGAGCCGGTTAAGGATGGCGGGCTTGACTACGAAGAGATGAAGGCTCGGGTGACCAGCGAGCTTAAGAATGTGTTCAGGCCTGAGTTTCTCAACCGGGTGGACGAGGTTATTGTGTTCCGCAAGTTGAGCCGCGAAGAGATCTCCGAAATCGTCAACCTCATGATGTCCCGAGTTGAGCAACAACTCAAAGAGCGTGAGATGTCAATTGCGCTCACGCCGGCCGCGCGCGACTTCTTGGTTGACGTAGGCTACGATCCTACGATGGGGGCCCGGCCTCTGCGGCGCGCTATCCAGCGGTATGTGGAGGACTTACTGGCGGAAGAAATTCTGGCTGGGCGGTTCCCGAGGGGAAGCACGGTGCTTCTTGACCGCGAAGGAGACCATCTGGTTATAAGTGAGGTCTTCCAAAACGCGCCTGACGTGGTCATGGCCGACAAAACCACATAG
- a CDS encoding UvrB/UvrC motif-containing protein → MEVTRVFVEESPDWNLDLGGSATCESCNEEPATVHLLRVVNGTVTHTHLCVHCAETAAAETEGLAVVLAVPSVLWKTSEGKAGDQARRRLLKDQDLRFCTVCGTTLSDVKESGLVGCLHCYEVFSPYLEMLVGQGEEPREHVGKMPRRGSEVDSLRHEIMRLERMLKELVACERFEEAAGVRDRLAELGKRLASDTDS, encoded by the coding sequence ATGGAGGTGACCCGGGTGTTTGTGGAAGAATCACCCGACTGGAACCTCGACCTTGGTGGCTCGGCCACCTGTGAGTCGTGCAACGAGGAGCCAGCAACCGTCCATTTGCTGCGAGTGGTGAATGGAACGGTCACGCATACTCACTTGTGTGTGCACTGTGCGGAGACCGCAGCTGCGGAAACGGAGGGGCTGGCGGTAGTACTGGCAGTGCCGTCGGTCCTTTGGAAGACGTCTGAGGGCAAGGCTGGCGATCAGGCGCGTAGGCGGCTCCTCAAAGACCAGGACTTGCGCTTTTGCACAGTCTGTGGAACGACTCTGAGCGACGTCAAGGAATCCGGCCTGGTTGGCTGTCTACATTGCTACGAAGTGTTCTCTCCGTATTTGGAAATGCTGGTTGGGCAGGGAGAGGAGCCGCGGGAGCATGTGGGAAAGATGCCGAGGCGAGGGTCTGAGGTTGACAGTCTAAGACACGAGATTATGCGCCTTGAGCGCATGTTGAAAGAGCTTGTGGCCTGTGAGCGCTTTGAGGAAGCAGCTGGGGTGCGTGACCGACTGGCCGAACTAGGCAAGCGGTTGGCATCCGACACGGATTCATGA
- the lysS gene encoding lysine--tRNA ligase gives MDQTTSRGDRQDQESKLEAQQDRAERPDWERDRLAKLERLRALGIDPYARQFSGRTPLGEISRAHADLQVGEAREEVVYKAAGRIMSRRVHGRAAFMTIRDGQSDLQIYSNVDTLGDESFDLFTDLDVGDIIGCEGYPFRTRRGELTLFVQSWTLLTKSLRPLPEKWHGLQDRETRYRQRYVDLIANPDVARVLTARSKLVSAMRRYLEAQGFVEVETPILQPLPGGALARPFVTHHNALDTDLYLRIAPELYLKRLLVGGFDRVFEIGKNFRNEGISPLHNPEFTMMELYWAYVDYNAVMELVENMIPELAQQVIGSTTIRAGEEEVDLTPPWPRRTVDSLLRETLGLSLSDMRADIAAARQALIARGIDIEKRDTFPTLVDKALKHVVWPTLRQPTFAIDYPVELSPLAKLHPADPTLVERFQPIILGKEVGNAFSELNDPLDQRRRFEEQARRRQAGDEEAHVIDEDFLRALEYGMPPAGGLGIGIDRLAMLLLGAESIRDVILFPQLRPER, from the coding sequence ATGGATCAGACTACTTCCCGCGGCGATCGTCAAGACCAGGAGAGTAAGCTCGAGGCCCAACAAGACCGAGCAGAGCGTCCTGATTGGGAGCGAGACCGGCTGGCTAAGCTAGAAAGGCTGCGTGCGCTAGGGATAGATCCTTACGCCAGGCAGTTTTCTGGTCGTACACCCCTGGGGGAGATCTCTCGGGCCCATGCTGATCTGCAGGTGGGGGAAGCTCGAGAAGAAGTAGTCTACAAGGCTGCCGGCCGCATCATGTCCCGGCGTGTGCACGGGCGAGCCGCTTTCATGACCATCCGGGATGGACAGAGCGACCTCCAGATTTACAGCAATGTTGACACCCTCGGGGATGAGTCCTTCGATCTTTTCACCGATCTAGACGTTGGAGACATCATCGGCTGCGAGGGGTATCCGTTCCGCACTCGGCGGGGAGAGCTCACTTTGTTTGTACAATCTTGGACCTTGCTCACGAAGTCTTTGCGTCCCCTCCCAGAGAAGTGGCACGGTCTCCAGGACCGAGAAACTCGCTACCGCCAGCGCTATGTCGATCTGATAGCGAATCCCGATGTGGCCAGAGTTCTTACTGCCCGCAGCAAGCTAGTATCGGCTATGCGGCGCTACTTGGAGGCGCAGGGTTTCGTCGAGGTCGAGACTCCGATCTTACAGCCACTCCCTGGGGGTGCGCTTGCTCGGCCGTTTGTTACCCACCACAACGCACTCGACACCGACCTGTATCTGCGGATTGCCCCCGAGCTGTACCTTAAGCGTCTCCTGGTCGGTGGTTTCGACCGGGTCTTTGAAATTGGCAAGAACTTTCGCAATGAGGGAATCTCGCCTCTCCATAACCCCGAGTTCACCATGATGGAGCTCTACTGGGCTTATGTTGATTACAACGCCGTCATGGAGCTTGTGGAGAACATGATTCCCGAGTTGGCGCAGCAGGTGATCGGTAGTACTACTATTCGCGCCGGAGAGGAGGAGGTTGACTTAACCCCGCCGTGGCCCAGGCGAACCGTGGATTCTCTCTTGCGGGAGACGCTGGGCTTGTCGCTCTCTGACATGCGGGCCGACATCGCGGCCGCCCGGCAGGCTCTTATAGCGAGAGGCATCGATATCGAAAAGCGGGATACCTTCCCCACTCTGGTTGACAAGGCGCTTAAGCATGTGGTCTGGCCCACGTTGCGTCAACCCACTTTTGCGATTGACTACCCTGTGGAGTTAAGTCCTCTGGCCAAGCTGCATCCGGCCGATCCTACCTTGGTGGAGCGGTTCCAGCCCATCATTCTCGGCAAAGAGGTGGGCAATGCGTTCTCCGAACTCAACGACCCCTTGGATCAAAGGCGGCGTTTTGAAGAGCAGGCCAGGCGCCGTCAGGCCGGTGATGAAGAGGCGCACGTGATTGACGAGGACTTTCTGCGCGCGCTCGAGTATGGGATGCCTCCGGCTGGAGGCTTGGGCATTGGTATCGACCGTCTGGCCATGCTCTTGTTGGGGGCTGAATCTATCCGTGACGTCATTCTCTTTCCGCAGCTGCGCCCAGAACGGTAG
- the greA gene encoding transcription elongation factor GreA produces the protein MSRKEVVLTEEGLRRLQEEVNYLSTVKRQEVAERIRASREFGDITENAEYDAAKNEQALLEHRISLLQEKLRRARVIRDSEIDTEKVSIGSTVTLLDKDSDQVKIFTVVGSAEADPMRGRISNESPVGQAIMGKKVGDVVTVPAPLGAVRYEILAIGKMS, from the coding sequence GTGTCTCGAAAAGAAGTTGTCCTCACCGAGGAAGGTCTTCGCCGACTCCAGGAGGAAGTTAATTACCTCTCTACTGTCAAGCGTCAGGAAGTTGCGGAGAGAATCCGCGCCTCGCGCGAGTTTGGCGATATCACGGAGAATGCAGAGTACGATGCGGCCAAGAACGAACAAGCTTTGCTAGAGCATCGGATAAGTCTCTTGCAAGAAAAGCTGCGCCGGGCTCGAGTTATAAGGGACTCCGAAATTGATACGGAGAAGGTGAGCATCGGCAGCACTGTTACTCTGCTCGATAAGGATTCCGACCAGGTTAAGATCTTCACGGTCGTTGGTTCGGCCGAGGCCGACCCCATGCGAGGGAGAATCTCCAACGAATCTCCGGTAGGACAAGCCATCATGGGCAAGAAAGTGGGGGACGTGGTGACCGTTCCGGCCCCATTAGGCGCCGTTAGGTACGAAATTCTCGCCATAGGGAAGATGTCTTAG
- a CDS encoding tRNA-dihydrouridine synthase, translating to MTVALSEPFAIGKVVIPNRVVLAPMAGFTNTAYRRHMKTHGVGLVYTEMVSAYGLVYHNSRTAAYLAFEQEERPIAVQIFGDTPEILAKAAELVLSRVPRPDLIDLNMACPMRKVVRTGAGGALMGDPDRAVKVARAVAKVAAEFGVPCTAKVRSGLRVGDGLILELAPRLEEAGVAALAVHPRAVEQLYQGEADHRVTAQVVRRVQVPVIASGDLRDAATVRKVFQDTGAAAVMLARGAAGNPWLIEALLGRRDGTRPPLAVIVGDLRVLLGRASAFMGPERAARWIRNLMSWYLRGIPMRSELLPVLRKLDNAKVLDEVLAQIAELGPSSVDNYSGFNL from the coding sequence ATGACTGTCGCATTATCTGAACCATTCGCGATCGGCAAGGTGGTCATTCCCAATCGGGTCGTTCTCGCCCCCATGGCGGGATTCACCAATACTGCCTACCGAAGGCACATGAAGACGCACGGGGTTGGCCTTGTCTACACTGAGATGGTAAGCGCCTACGGTCTTGTTTACCACAACAGTCGTACTGCGGCCTACCTCGCTTTTGAACAAGAAGAGAGGCCAATTGCCGTCCAGATCTTTGGGGATACACCCGAGATCTTGGCAAAAGCGGCGGAACTTGTACTTTCCCGCGTCCCTCGTCCGGACCTGATTGACCTAAACATGGCCTGTCCCATGCGCAAAGTAGTGCGGACAGGGGCAGGCGGGGCGCTTATGGGTGATCCGGACCGTGCGGTCAAGGTGGCTCGAGCAGTGGCAAAGGTGGCGGCTGAGTTTGGGGTGCCCTGCACAGCAAAGGTCCGGAGCGGACTGCGAGTGGGTGACGGGCTGATCTTGGAGCTTGCGCCGCGCTTGGAAGAAGCCGGAGTGGCCGCGCTTGCCGTTCACCCTCGGGCAGTAGAGCAGCTCTACCAAGGCGAAGCTGATCACAGGGTGACTGCCCAGGTCGTGCGACGAGTACAAGTCCCGGTGATTGCTTCTGGTGACCTGAGAGATGCCGCGACTGTCAGGAAGGTTTTTCAGGACACAGGTGCAGCTGCTGTCATGTTGGCTCGAGGGGCCGCTGGCAATCCGTGGTTGATTGAGGCTCTGTTGGGCAGGAGGGATGGAACTCGCCCGCCGCTCGCGGTAATTGTCGGGGATCTCCGTGTATTGCTGGGAAGGGCAAGCGCCTTTATGGGCCCAGAGCGGGCTGCCCGGTGGATACGGAACCTGATGAGCTGGTACTTGCGCGGAATTCCAATGCGGTCGGAGCTCCTGCCAGTCTTGCGGAAACTCGATAATGCCAAAGTGCTGGACGAGGTGCTGGCCCAAATAGCCGAACTGGGCCCCAGTTCCGTTGACAATTACTCGGGATTTAACCTATAA
- a CDS encoding type III pantothenate kinase, with product MLLVVDVGNTQTHAGLFDQELLVARWRFATEAKRTADELAVILDGLLRLDGHSRQSVTAVAVASVVPALTARYSEMSRSKFGVEALVVGPGVKTGMPVLTADPRQVGPDLIVDAVAASELYGTPCVVVDFGTATTFSAISAAGEYLGHAIAPGIEISLEALASRAARLTPVELADPGSVIGKNTIHAMQAGAVYGFAGQADGIVRRMKEELGPKTVAVATGGLASLVFAHTVMLDKLDPLLTLHGLRIIYDRNQS from the coding sequence GTGCTTCTGGTAGTTGATGTGGGCAACACTCAGACACACGCAGGGCTCTTTGACCAAGAGCTCTTGGTGGCAAGGTGGCGCTTTGCTACTGAAGCCAAGCGCACAGCGGATGAGCTTGCTGTTATTCTCGACGGTTTACTGAGATTAGATGGCCATTCCCGACAATCAGTCACTGCCGTGGCTGTTGCTTCAGTGGTTCCCGCTCTAACCGCCCGCTATTCGGAGATGTCGAGGAGTAAGTTCGGTGTGGAAGCTTTGGTTGTAGGACCGGGGGTTAAAACGGGGATGCCTGTTCTTACCGCCGATCCCCGGCAAGTGGGGCCGGATTTGATCGTAGATGCCGTAGCAGCCAGCGAGCTTTATGGGACACCTTGTGTGGTAGTGGATTTTGGCACCGCCACCACGTTTTCTGCCATTTCTGCCGCCGGTGAATATCTGGGGCACGCAATTGCTCCGGGCATAGAAATCTCACTGGAGGCTTTGGCTTCTAGGGCTGCTCGTCTTACTCCCGTCGAACTGGCGGATCCCGGCAGTGTGATTGGCAAGAATACTATTCATGCCATGCAGGCCGGAGCTGTGTACGGGTTTGCAGGACAAGCAGACGGAATTGTAAGGCGCATGAAGGAAGAACTGGGGCCAAAAACGGTGGCTGTTGCAACTGGCGGCCTTGCCTCTCTTGTTTTCGCTCATACTGTCATGCTCGACAAACTGGATCCTCTTCTCACCCTGCACGGGTTGCGGATTATCTACGACCGTAACCAGTCGTAG